The sequence ATCAAGTCACAATACCTGTAAAAGTGAGAAAAGAAATGAGTATTGTACCTGGAATCGAAGTTGATATTCAAAGAAAAGGGGAAGAATATGTTCTTATTCTTAACCCAATCGAAACAATCAGGAAGAAGTGGTGTGGAAAGTTCAAGGATGGACCGACAACAATGGAATATATGAATGAAATCAGGGGCACGG is a genomic window of Syntrophales bacterium containing:
- a CDS encoding AbrB/MazE/SpoVT family DNA-binding domain-containing protein — protein: MSKVTAKYQVTIPVKVRKEMSIVPGIEVDIQRKGEEYVLILNPIETIRKKWCGKFKDGPTTMEYMNEIRGTVR